One Cervus canadensis isolate Bull #8, Minnesota chromosome 12, ASM1932006v1, whole genome shotgun sequence DNA window includes the following coding sequences:
- the LOC122451231 gene encoding transcription factor SOX-17-like, giving the protein MANMKLLAVFTRMVEDVEHTSVGHPSAGLRPEGLKPALRDPIWERLGPQGSGVGGVVGFLEEVALRWGLAEPTRQPDQLPPPLPGPGRAPALRIPPAHAQQDPLDRVEPDPTFFAAPMPRHCGPSGPCLPAGPGDPQRTEFTPNPSAEAPPGDRAIPHLLARRRDAGLEPAALCPRRSAELKPPAYETLLFVHE; this is encoded by the coding sequence ATGGCTAATATGAAGCTCCTCGCCGTCTTCACTCGGATGGTGGAAGATGTGGAGCACACCTCTGTGGGCCACCCCTCTGCGGGCCTCCGGCCGGAGGGACTCAAGCCGGCGCTGCGAGATCCGATCTGGGAGCGACTCGGTCCCCAGGGAAGCGGGGTGGGCGGTGtggtgggcttcctggaggaggtggcgcTGCGCTGGGGCCTTGCTGAACCCACGAGACAACCGGACCAACTCCCCCCGCCCCTGCCAGGGCCTGGGCGCGCCCCCGCTCTACGGATCCCCCCTGCCCACGCTCAACAAGACCCCTTGGACCGCGTGGAGCCAGACCCGACCTTCTTCGCCGCGCCGATGCCCAGACACTGTGGGCCGTCGGGTCCCTGCCTCCCGGCTGGGCCTGGAGACCCCCAGCGCACGGAATTCACCCCCAACCCCTCCGCCGAGGCTCCACCAGGGGACCGCGCGATCCCCCACCTGCTTGCTCGCCGTCGTGATGCTGGCTTAGAACCGGCGGCGCTCTGCCCTCGGAGGTCGGCTGAATTAAAACCACCGGCCTATGAAACTTTGCTGTTTGTCCACGAATGA